A window of Rhododendron vialii isolate Sample 1 chromosome 11a, ASM3025357v1 genomic DNA:
TTACTCAGCATTTGGATCTTGGTTTTTTCGGAGGAAAAAGGAAGCGAAGGGGAAAGATAAGTAGTGGATGTGTTTCAATGTATGTTCTGAATCGATTTCCTTTTGCTCCATAAATTGAAGAACCAAACGCAGCCTTAGCGTGAATTTCTCTTGAAGATTACTGATGGAGAAATagttaaggaaaagaaaactttAAAAAACCGTACCACCACATTGTCAACAGGTTTTTCCAGGTACCAGAGGATTTCAAACATCACATCTTTTAGAGGCTCTTGAAGCAATAAAAGCTGCTCTTTTTTTAAGAGAAATTCACACTGAGGCTGATAATGGTCTGAATGAGAACAAcaagtctaggaacacaacttCGGTCACAACTGTGTTCGAAGCCATTGGATGTATGTAGACCCATGTGCATCCAATAATTTCAGACACGACTATgtccggagttgtgttttaaagttgtgtcaGTAACATTGCTCGAATGAGAAATCTTGGTTTGTTATATGATGTTTCCACCGTAAATTAAGTCATGATGCTTCAATACTTTTCAAGATTATTTTCTTCTGAACTGTTCTGTTCTCATTATCCAAAATGAACAGAAACCATATACAGCTTTAGTCtatgtttggatcttggatttctGGAGGAGAAAGGACAGGAAGGGAAAGATGGGTAAAATTTTGGGTGTATTTCAGTAtaattttccttcttgttttacCTCCAAATGCAAGAACCAAATGCAGCCTTAGTTTAGTTTCTCTTGCAACTCAAGAAAGCTCATCTACCTTCCTCACATCCTAATCCTGATAATGCCCCGAATCCCGACACCGAGTACGCTTTCATTAGGTCCGTGTTTGGATCATGAATTTCTATGAGGAATTGATGCAGTGAAAACATGAGAAAATAATGGATTGAAGAAACAAGCACAATTAATGGTCCTTCTTATTAAAGCATAAAGTGAAAAGATGTTAAATCTTGGAGCTCATGACAATTAAATGTAGTCATTTGTGAGCTTCCAAACAACCATGCTACATACGTAGAATCATTCACAGAAAATACCAAACTAAACAACACTTCAGCTTCCTACTAAAATGGCCAAGCATATGCAGCAATTTTTGAAGGCTCAAGGTTGAGGAAGTCCAGCCGGGCGGCCTCTCGGAGCAACTCCATTGATGAACACAAGGTAAGAGTCTTTAAAACAGATCAGCCGGGGCATAAAAAGGCGCCCCAACTCAACCTTCGAACCGACCATCTTCTTGTTCCCTTTCTTGGCCACGCGGCGATTGTTTGAGACCAGCGTCCGGTTCTCATCACCCGTCATGATCTCcgtctcttcttcttcgattGTCGCGAGCTTAGTCTTGAGTATTTCCTCAATGTCCTTCCTCGATTCGGTCCTCAAACTCTTCTTGCTAGTACAAGGCACCACCACCAACCACCACATTTTCCGGTGTCCCCTCCTCATTTCCGGCCCACAATGTTCAATTGTTCAGGTACTTGTATGTATCTCTTTGTGACACATTCTATAGATATATATTGAAGATTCTGAGCTAggtgggtgtggtttggtttgagcTAGTTGTAAAGGTGGGACAGAGAGGGGGCCGGGCAAGTGAGAAGAGATGGGTTCTAAAAGCCATAGCTTTTTTTGTCTCTCCTTTACAGCATGGTTTGATGATGATTGAGCTTTTGTTTAATGCATTCTTGCTTTATCCATCTACCCAAACCTGTATTAtattggttcaaaaaaaaaaaaaaaaaaaccaatattatatgagtgattattcagtgctcctgGAGCACCGCCATGGGACCTCTATTACCGCACTTTCACGTTGGTCCATACATTTAGTTCTGAGCTCCATGTGAATGTGTGATGATAGAGGCCTTTGGAACACCACGTAATGGTGCTCCAAGAGCAAATAATATTTTTCCGTATTAATTCTATATGTCGTAGTAGTTAagtgtactattttttttggagttgcAAGTTTTCTTCAGTAGTGATTCCCTTCCTAGTTGCAACTACGTAACTAACAAGTAACAAAAATATTGCTACTTTCTGGTGCCATTTTCACCAACAATTGTGATCAATTGTAGTTCAGGCAATCAGAGCGATGTTTTTATTTGGGCCtcttattttgataattcaGAGTGTCTGTGCAAACTTATGCATACTTTAAACAATTCTTAGCAAATATATCTCATCGTCTATTGGTAGGGCGCCAATTACAATTAGAATAAATTAACTCTATATAAACCGACCCTGCAGGAGTTTATCGCACCTAGGATTGAGTTCTCAAACTTGAGGCCTAGGAAGCAACAAACACATGTGGAAGATTTTCATATGAGATTATATATGGATCATGGTGGTTGTACATAGTATAGTTTTTTCCGTGGGGTATGGGGTTGGGGCGTGTGTTAAGATTCAAAATGAAAGCCAAACTGAAAATGTAAAGAGTAAATAGAAGTATGTGAAAGTGTATCGAAAATCTAATTATCTAATATCTTGTGTGTCCGCTATGGGGTTGTCAGACagaatttaaatttaaaaaagaaaaagaaaaagaggtgaAATCGCAATAGCTTAATGGAATACAAAACTTTGGGTAACAAGAAAGGAATGAAAGTAGAATTTACGGCAAAGCTCATACTCCAGTGGGAAGAAAAGAGGATATCATGAACTGGGTTTACATTAATTTGAACAGTCTTGGGCTTGAATTGGACTTGCATATCCCTTTTCTCCTCTTTCCTTCTTTTGTAATGCTAAGAGTTTGGGAAAATCACGGCCCATgaagtgttttgataattaatacatctCAAAggtattttcagcattaataaatgttctcagcatgtctttggcgggtattaattatcaaaatacattctTGACCGACATTTTCCGTAAGATTTTTGACAAAACCCAAAGTGAAACTCACATAaagttcttgttcttcttccattatAATTTTGCTTTGTTAATCATGTCCCAAGTGGTACAAGGGCATTGTTAACAATATGCAAATAatagaaattttatttaaaagaaaaaacaactcAAATATTTATTTGTATCTTGGTTCATCCGATAAATATTAGTACTCGAGAGAAATGATACAGACACGGTActttaaaattgcatttttaacTCCGTACACATGTGTGGTGGGCTCCACAGAAATACTTGTGTGGGGACCACTACACTTGTGTCTATAGAATAAAAAAATGCGTGCGGTGTCACTAGACTTTACCATATTACTCCTACTACTTGATTACAGATTGATTAGATCTTTATCGATATGTAATTGACCTAATTTTTAGTATGAGAGATTAAAATATTAATCCTTAAAAATACGGAGTAAATGTCTCGGATCCTCAAATGTGACCGTAGTAGTGATCTTAATTTGCTTTACATAAGGGATTATCACATTTTTTAGAGAATAACAAGCAACTTATTATCCTAACGAATtaataataaccaaattttcGAACCAAATTACGCATAACGAGATTAATTATAAGAAAACACGTCATCCGCATGCAGCTGTTACGACAAGACCACTCACGTTTATAATGACATCTTACAAAGATAATAAACAAGATATACTATTGGATTTCTTGAATTGATCATTTAGTTCATTGTCATACGACTTATTAATTTTGTCTATCAAAGCAGATTTTGAAGTCTCCAAGGATTAAAATTCTAGGGACCAAATAAGCAAATAATAGCTAGAATTATTTGGTTCAGTGTTGCGAAATCGGATCATCTCCTAGGGCTACTAGAAACTAGCACCActatatatttcttttttgagaaaaacttattgAAGGAGTgttccgtaaataagttttacGAAGGTGAGtccaaaccgtccaaaagtgttttagacggtCTGTGCAGTCTAGgttttaaacaaacttttccGGAGAAGAGTTTTCCggaaaaaatttgtttaaaatccaaaccgtgTAGAATACTCTTGGACGGTCCCGATTCACTCCCGCTGTAAACAGCTTATTCATGGTGGGGCCGTGAATTAGcatatcttttctttctttctttttttctccttaaAATGTAGACACGGTAATTAAAGGTCGCCCTAGCAATAGCTAGCAAGCCGAGACTATATATATCCAACGTTTCATGTATTGGTAGAGAAAAGCTCTAGCCACAGAAACTGGCCGGAAGGAAGAGAAATAGGTCAGCAAAAGGATGGGAAAGAACAGCACATCAAAAGCAGCAGAATCATGTTTTTCAAACGTTATCCTTCCGGAAGACATCGTCGTCGAGATACTCTCAAGATTATCCCTCGCTTCGCTCCAGCGATTCACCTGCGTTTCGAAGCTGTGGCGTTCTTTGATCTCTGACGTATCCGCCGCAAAAGCCAGGTCACCGGCGGTTCTCCTCGTATCCGGCTCAAGAGCGTGTTCCTTTTCGCCTCGCTCCATCGACCGACACGACCACGCTTGCGTGGAAAGGGTTTCTGTTCCCTGGAACATGGATGAATTCATTTCCAGGTTTCGAATCTTGGGATCGTGCGACGGGTTGTTGCTTATGCGTATCGACGTGGACTTGTTCTTGTGGAATCCACTGACTGCATTCTTCAAGAGAGTGCTAGCATATGAACCATTGCGTTATGACTACAGAGTTCGTTCCGGGCTTTGCTATGACTCCGCCAGTGATGAGTACAAGGCCGTTCTCGCGCTCGCCCGTCATAGTCCCGGTTGGGATGATGTTGTGGTTGGTAGTTTCAGAAGCAAGAGTTGGAAACGGATCGGGTTCCCGTACAAGGTACATACAGTGGGTTCGGGGCCCGTGGTCAATGGTAATATTCACTGGTTTGCTTCTAGGAAGGATTCAGGTATCCTTTCACCCcaccaaattatttactttaatGCGTGTATGGATAAGTTCGAGGAGGTACCAATGCCAGAGCCTAAAGGAGAGGACGGTGATATCATTTGTGGATTAGGAGTTTTGGATGGATACCTTTGTATGTCTCGCTCGGACCGTCGTCCAGGCGACAACGAAAGTAATGTTGAAGTATTGATAATGAAAGAATACGGTGTGAAAAATTGTTGGACTACTCTGTTCGTGGTTTCAGATGGTTTTACCTTTAGTCATTGTGATCTGTTGGCGCCATTAGGCTATACAAAAAATGGTAGGGTTCTAACAAAGGTTTACGTATGTGAGGACCGTGACTGGCATATAAAGGCATTCGATTTGACCAAAAATTCTTATAGGAGAATTTCGATACCAAAGGAAAAGGATCACTATATAGATGTTATTGTGTATGAGGAAAGTTTGATTACACCTAACGACGATGATTGGGAAGAGGAAGAGTTTGAAGAGGCGTCGACATATGTGGAATATAGTCCTCACTCGCGGAAAGTAATGAGAAGGGCCAGGGCGGGTTACTGGTGGACCACGGTTTACACATGATGATAGAATTTTGAAGAGAGACAATATGCACGGAGAGTCAAACTGGAAAGAATTCGAATCAGATTCGGAATCAAGAGAGTTAATAATTGCTGGTTTGATGTTAATCTCAATCTCTTATCTCTTTCTGCTTTAATCTTCACCGTAACTTGGATTGTTTTAGACTGCTaaagtggtttttggaaaatagttggATACAAATGGAAAAGAAGACTTCGGCCGGTTGATGAGGTGATGGGTATTTTCATGAAAAATCGGTCACGGGGGATCGAAAGGACATAAACCAGAAGCTATCTCCAGATCCACAGCAGCTGCAATTTCATTATCGAACTATATCATCAGAGGGGATCAATAATAGGAATAGAATCTTTCTAAACGAGGCTCAAGCAGTTTGGGATATGGACAAGAAACTAGGTATTGGTTATGATGGTGATGGAATGGAGCAATTCAAGTTTCTCTGTGTAGGCTGTTGATTTTAAAGGGCACACAACAGAGAGTAAGCATGTGGGTTTTCTTTTCCTATCATTTCCCCTctctttatctttttcttttttgatatgcatccttctttttcttgtttctgatGTTATTCTTATTTGGTTAGAACTTTGAATAAATGGATcagttcaagtttctttattGATCAGTTCAACCAAAAGTTTTCCTATCCTTTTTTCTTGTACTGGGAACAAATCCGTGTTATGCATGGCCAAATGAGTTGCTCAATCTTTGGATAGCGAAACCGTGCATATGAGTTGGTAGTAGCCCTTGGCATTACTCAACCTATGTATATTCGTGTCTTGGGCCTTAATATTTTGAGTGGCTCTGGGTTATGCATAGCACGGGCTCGCTGCTTCAAGACTGATTTAATTGTGTGTTTGCCTTCTTAACTCGGTGATTACCTATGCCTAGCAAGCTAACTCGGCCTTTCCTGGTATCGTGATATGGTGGTTTGCAGCTCGAGCTCGCATTACATGATCATGGAAAAATCTATCGAGAATGGAAGGTTTCCATAATATAGTTACATGTAAACATATGAGTTGCTCAGTTACTCCTAAGGTTAACTGGAAAGTCACAGTTGGCCAAGGATTGAATTGCTAAAGGAATTTGCTTGTTAGAGTTTCCCTAATGTGTGGCATGGCCCAAAAGGATTTTACTGAACATTGTGTGACTGTCG
This region includes:
- the LOC131307070 gene encoding F-box/kelch-repeat protein At3g23880-like, with the translated sequence MGKNSTSKAAESCFSNVILPEDIVVEILSRLSLASLQRFTCVSKLWRSLISDVSAAKARSPAVLLVSGSRACSFSPRSIDRHDHACVERVSVPWNMDEFISRFRILGSCDGLLLMRIDVDLFLWNPLTAFFKRVLAYEPLRYDYRVRSGLCYDSASDEYKAVLALARHSPGWDDVVVGSFRSKSWKRIGFPYKVHTVGSGPVVNGNIHWFASRKDSGILSPHQIIYFNACMDKFEEVPMPEPKGEDGDIICGLGVLDGYLCMSRSDRRPGDNESNVEVLIMKEYGVKNCWTTLFVVSDGFTFSHCDLLAPLGYTKNGRVLTKVYVCEDRDWHIKAFDLTKNSYRRISIPKEKDHYIDVIVYEESLITPNDDDWEEEEFEEASTYVEYSPHSRKVMRRARAGYWWTTVYT